A window of the Lolium perenne isolate Kyuss_39 chromosome 7, Kyuss_2.0, whole genome shotgun sequence genome harbors these coding sequences:
- the LOC139829831 gene encoding UPF0481 protein At3g47200-like yields the protein MGQAMDATSETLIPIQELVRKTTEKLEANFSKIGTKIHRFPRGLRFVSKHDRYIAPSFVALGPYHHGLPQLQEVEEVKHAAAHYFCMQSGNSIEEVHGKILSVVGEARGCYSEDAVSGFSHSEFAAMMFLDGCFLLRYIHDFMYAESALFSNRAVLSTGPCMLRDIFMLENQLPWLVLEVLMTFTDIPMCQFIVSTASTFDTGWIQITRLPENELKRYRPPHLLGFLRYYLIGNMPPTPRVPSSFIRKFALASGAIELAEIGVKLTASNKRWFADMSVQKGYLAGELSLTPLFLNDYTASWLVNMAGLEACTSTGWPSDGYNISSYLSLIAMLMDKEEDVHELRAKHLVRSFFSNQEMLDLFKGLACHLRLGCGYIVILEKIDEYKCERHVRIVLHKFFYHNFKIIVALLSVASVLVGIFKTLLSLNQN from the coding sequence ATGGGCCAGGCCATGGACGCCACATCTGAAACCTTGATACCTATCCAAGAGTTGGTGAGGAAGACAACTGAGAAACTCGAGGCCAATTTCTCTAAGATAGGAACCAAGATCCATAGGTTCCCACGAGGTCTGCGATTTGTCAGCAAACATGACCGCTACATCGCCCCGAGCTTTGTGGCCCTCGGACCGTACCACCATGGCTTACCGCAGCTGCAAGAAGTAGAGGAGGTCAAGCATGCAGCAGCACACTACTTCTGCATGCAGTCGGGCAACTCGATTGAGGAAGTCCACGGTAAGATCCTCTCTGTAGTAGGTGAAGCCCGTGGATGCTACTCTGAAGATGCGGTCTCGGGTTTCAGCCACTCCGAATTTGCAGCTATGATGTTCCTGGATGGTTGCTTCCTGCTCCGGTATATACATGACTTTATGTATGCAGAATCTGCATTGTTCTCAAATCGGGCAGTCCTATCCACAGGGCCTTGCATGTTGAGGGACATCTTTATGCTGGAGAATCAGCTTCCTTGGTTGGTGCTCGAGGTTCTCATGACCTTCACCGATATTCCTATGTGCCAGTTTATAGTTAGCACAGCGTCTACCTTTGACACCGGTTGGATTCAAATAACAAGGCTTCCTGAGAATGAACTCAAGAGGTACAGGCCACCACATCTCCTTGGGTTCCTCCGATACTATCTGATAGGCAACATGCCTCCGACTCCGAGGGTTCCGAGTTCGTTTATCAGAAAGTTTGCACTAGCAAGTGGTGCAATTGAACTCGCggaaattggagtcaagctaacgGCCAGTAATAAGAGATGGTTCGCGGACATGAGCGTCCAGAAAGGATACCTCGCCGGTGAGCTCTCCCTGACACCATTATTCCTGAACGACTACACTGCTAGCTGGCTCGTCAACATGGCGGGACTTGAAGCATGCACGTCCACCGGCTGGCCTTCTGATGGCTACAACATCAGCTCGTACCTCTCCCTGATCGCCATGTTGATGGACAAGGAGGAGGATGTGCACGAGCTGCGAGCTAAGCACCTCGTGCGTAGCTTCTTCAGCAACCAGGAGATGCTAGACTTGTTCAAGGGCCTCGCCTGTCACTTGCGCCTCGGCTGCGGCTACATCGTTATCTTGGAGAAGATTGATGAGTACAAGTGTGAGAGGCATGTGCGAATCGTCCTGCATAAGTTCTTCTACCACAACTTCAAGATCATTGTCGccttgctctctgttgctagcgtGCTCGTCGGCATCTTCAAAACCCTCCTAAGCCTCAACCAAAATTAA